The nucleotide window CGCGGCCTCGTTGCGTTCCTGCTCGGCCAGGTGGCGGAACCTGGGATACATCTCGGTGTACTCGTAGGTCTCGCCGGCGATGGCCAGCGCCAGGCAGCGGGCAGGATCGAGCTGGTCGGCCGGGTACAGCAGGTCCATGTGGCCGAAGGCGTGCTGGACCTCCTGGGCGGCGGTTTCCTCGAACACGCGCGCCGTTTCCTCGTCGCCATGGGCGCGGCAGATGCGCGCGAAGTAGCGGTACTTGATGTGGGCCATCGACTCGCCGGCCAGGGCGGCCTCGATGTTCTCGATGGTGACCGATCTCGGGCTGTTGTCGTTCATGCTGGATCTCCTTGGGTTGTCTGTGCTGTCGGAGTCCAGAATAGGGGCGGCCTGTTGATGGATCCAATGAATATTAATGATTTTCCCAATAGCTTGTAGCTATCATGGGGCCCGGGCTGCGTGATGGCCGTCACCCGT belongs to Thiohalobacter sp. and includes:
- a CDS encoding rubrerythrin family protein — translated: MNDNSPRSVTIENIEAALAGESMAHIKYRYFARICRAHGDEETARVFEETAAQEVQHAFGHMDLLYPADQLDPARCLALAIAGETYEYTEMYPRFRHLAEQERNEAAVREFDEQIAESREHAEQFRRTLELAAKRFAALARVEERHANHYRATLEGLKQS